A window of Chitinophagales bacterium contains these coding sequences:
- a CDS encoding cysteine--tRNA ligase, translating into MSSLKIYNSYSRTKEPFESLVPGHVGMYVCGPTVSGESHLGHARPYITFDVVYRYLNYLGYKVRYVRNITDAGHFEEEGREAEDKISKKAVLEKLEPMELVQKYTNLFHWAMKRFNNIEPSIEPTATGHIVEQIEMIKKIIAEGYAYESNGSVYFDVSKYASSYDYGKLSGRVMDDLLETTRILEGQEEKRNKADFALWKKAAPEHIMRWQSPWGVGFPGWHIECSAMATKYLGVQFDIHGGGMDLQFPHHESEIAQSTICNHANPVRYWMHNNMITIDGKKMGKSYNNVIKLTELFSGDHPALEKAYHPMVIRFFILQTQYRSTLDFSNEALQAAEKGLRRLWDAYEKLQGLTYEKTETGSDAEQDKRINRLLDELDDFMNDDFNTAKVLANIFELVPLINSMKDKTISTGVISPESFQRLKVQLRLYLEDILGLQSISGSDNDKLEKVLQLLMDIRKEAKGRKDFTMSDKIRNQLSEVGILLKDEKDGGTSFSIES; encoded by the coding sequence ATGTCCTCGCTTAAAATATATAATTCCTATTCCCGTACTAAAGAACCATTTGAATCCCTGGTGCCTGGTCATGTGGGGATGTATGTGTGCGGACCCACGGTGAGTGGAGAAAGCCATCTGGGTCATGCCCGCCCATATATAACGTTTGATGTGGTTTACCGCTATCTCAATTACCTGGGGTACAAAGTGCGGTATGTACGCAACATTACCGATGCCGGTCATTTTGAGGAGGAGGGAAGGGAGGCTGAAGACAAGATCTCTAAGAAGGCTGTTTTGGAAAAACTGGAACCCATGGAGCTGGTACAGAAATATACCAATCTGTTTCATTGGGCCATGAAGCGTTTCAATAATATTGAACCCAGTATTGAGCCAACCGCCACCGGTCATATTGTAGAGCAGATAGAAATGATCAAAAAGATCATTGCGGAAGGGTATGCCTATGAATCAAATGGCTCTGTTTATTTTGATGTGAGCAAATACGCTTCTTCCTACGACTATGGCAAACTGAGTGGCCGTGTGATGGATGACCTGCTGGAGACTACCCGGATCCTGGAAGGCCAGGAGGAGAAACGCAATAAAGCGGATTTTGCCTTATGGAAAAAGGCAGCCCCCGAACACATCATGCGCTGGCAAAGCCCCTGGGGTGTTGGTTTTCCCGGCTGGCATATTGAATGCTCGGCCATGGCCACCAAATACCTGGGTGTTCAATTTGATATTCATGGTGGCGGGATGGATCTTCAGTTTCCCCACCATGAAAGCGAGATCGCACAAAGTACCATTTGCAATCATGCCAATCCTGTTCGTTATTGGATGCACAATAATATGATCACCATCGACGGTAAGAAGATGGGGAAGAGTTATAACAACGTGATCAAGCTGACCGAATTGTTTAGCGGCGACCATCCGGCGCTTGAAAAAGCCTATCACCCCATGGTGATCCGCTTTTTTATCCTGCAAACCCAATACCGCAGTACGTTGGACTTTAGCAATGAAGCCCTGCAGGCTGCTGAAAAGGGACTGCGACGGTTGTGGGACGCTTACGAAAAATTACAGGGGCTGACCTACGAAAAAACGGAGACTGGTTCCGATGCCGAACAGGACAAACGCATCAACCGCTTATTGGATGAGCTGGATGATTTCATGAATGATGATTTTAATACCGCCAAGGTGTTGGCCAATATATTTGAACTGGTACCTCTGATCAATTCAATGAAAGATAAGACCATTTCGACCGGGGTGATTTCTCCTGAAAGTTTTCAGCGGTTAAAGGTTCAGCTCAGGCTTTATCTGGAAGACATCCTTGGTTTACAGTCAATTTCCGGCTCGGACAATGACAAGTTGGAAAAGGTATTGCAGTTGCTGATGGATATTCGCAAGGAGGCCAAAGGGCGAAAGGATTTTACCATGTCGGACAAGATCCGGAACCAATTGTCTGAGGTAGGTATCCTTTTGAAGGATGAAAAGGACGGTGGAACCTCTTTTTCCATCGAATCCTGA
- a CDS encoding endonuclease/exonuclease/phosphatase family protein has product MFQRIRNLFKWLALLGYGIVLLLYIATLLVAYLGDYWWFPSLLTYGFPFLTLLLLCFVVYWLLLKRKIPALAGLLVLLFGWKSLFSIYAFGGSDAPTTERDSSSIRVLTWNVMRMVGIEGSQEEKNQTKQKALKLILSQQPDVICLQEFVNGAAHTAFSILPYMKDSAGYPYMVFAPDFEWFDGTIHQGVVIFSRFPILDSARIRFPAPTTPQSLIYADIQKGKDTFRVYTGHLESFRFSSSDYEDINQAKKGSVKKVRLIRKVKWATEHRGIQARMIRDEMKKSPYPTIFCGDLNDVPASNTYFTVRQDRIDAFLAKGKGLGRTFTRISPTLRIDHIFADPAFEVNRVYRLKQRLSDHYGLVADLKLK; this is encoded by the coding sequence ATGTTTCAGCGAATCCGAAACCTGTTCAAGTGGCTTGCCCTGCTGGGGTATGGAATTGTCCTGCTCCTCTATATTGCCACTTTGCTGGTGGCCTATCTGGGCGATTATTGGTGGTTTCCTTCTTTACTTACCTACGGCTTTCCTTTTTTAACGCTGCTCCTCCTTTGTTTTGTGGTATACTGGTTGTTGTTAAAAAGAAAGATACCGGCTCTTGCCGGGTTGCTGGTGCTGCTGTTTGGGTGGAAAAGTCTTTTTTCAATCTATGCCTTTGGAGGCAGCGATGCACCCACTACCGAACGCGATAGTTCATCCATACGGGTACTTACCTGGAATGTGATGCGAATGGTAGGAATAGAAGGAAGCCAGGAAGAAAAGAACCAGACCAAGCAAAAGGCCCTGAAGCTTATTTTGTCCCAGCAACCGGATGTGATCTGTCTGCAGGAATTTGTAAACGGCGCAGCCCATACGGCTTTTTCCATCCTGCCCTATATGAAGGATTCGGCCGGCTATCCCTATATGGTTTTTGCTCCCGACTTTGAATGGTTTGATGGAACTATCCATCAAGGGGTGGTTATTTTTTCCCGGTTCCCAATACTTGATTCGGCCCGGATAAGATTTCCCGCTCCCACCACCCCGCAAAGCCTGATCTATGCCGATATCCAAAAAGGGAAGGATACCTTTCGCGTTTATACCGGGCATCTTGAGTCATTTCGCTTTAGTTCCAGCGATTATGAAGACATTAATCAGGCAAAAAAGGGCTCGGTGAAGAAGGTCAGGTTGATCAGGAAGGTCAAATGGGCCACTGAGCACCGCGGTATCCAGGCCCGGATGATACGGGATGAAATGAAGAAAAGCCCTTATCCCACGATCTTTTGCGGAGACCTGAATGATGTACCCGCTTCAAATACCTATTTTACTGTTCGCCAGGACAGGATCGACGCATTTTTGGCAAAGGGCAAGGGCCTGGGCAGGACCTTTACCCGGATATCGCCCACCCTGCGTATCGACCATATTTTCGCCGATCCGGCATTTGAAGTAAACAGGGTGTACCGGCTCAAACAGCGGTTGTCAGATCACTATGGCCTTGTCGCCGATCTGAAATTAAAATAA
- a CDS encoding endonuclease/exonuclease/phosphatase family protein, whose product MAPFLRKSVKRILYLLYFILLLLFLLSILAPVSNPSKYWVIGVLGLAFPILFAMVFLATLFWALLRKRVAWVGLVALLLSWKSVGVSIAFHSSGAFQENKEPASVRVVSWNVARFTEWKRNNNKGSQQRLKILDQIKQYGGDIVCLQEFFHSPDSMYYDNISEIREMGYPYHYFSYDPDGWRQYIGCVVFSKYPIVDSGLVRYFRPSMPEALLYVDVKTGADTIRVFTTHLQSVQFRRNDYEAIEKVTQVEDSLLLYSRTVLGKVKKALVLRSSQARVARSIMDNSPYPSVICGDFNDIPNSFTYHTIRGEMQDAFLEKGRGIGRTYSSLSPTLRIDYILADKQFEVKQVQRLIKPTSDHYMLRADLVLQKD is encoded by the coding sequence ATGGCCCCTTTTCTCCGCAAGTCGGTTAAGCGCATACTCTACCTGCTTTACTTCATTTTATTGCTGCTTTTCCTGCTTTCCATTCTGGCGCCAGTTTCTAATCCTTCCAAATATTGGGTTATAGGTGTCCTTGGACTTGCGTTTCCAATCCTCTTTGCCATGGTGTTTCTCGCCACTTTATTCTGGGCCCTGCTTCGCAAACGAGTTGCCTGGGTGGGTTTGGTGGCCTTACTGCTGAGTTGGAAAAGTGTCGGGGTGAGTATTGCCTTTCATTCATCCGGGGCCTTTCAGGAAAATAAGGAGCCTGCCTCGGTAAGGGTTGTCAGCTGGAATGTGGCAAGGTTTACTGAATGGAAAAGAAACAATAACAAAGGCAGTCAGCAACGATTGAAGATACTGGATCAAATAAAGCAATACGGTGGAGATATTGTTTGCCTGCAGGAGTTTTTTCATTCCCCCGATTCCATGTATTACGATAATATTTCTGAGATACGTGAAATGGGTTATCCCTATCATTATTTTTCCTATGACCCCGATGGTTGGAGACAATATATCGGGTGTGTGGTATTTTCCAAATACCCGATCGTGGATTCTGGATTGGTTCGGTATTTCAGGCCATCCATGCCCGAAGCTTTGTTATATGTGGATGTAAAAACCGGCGCGGATACCATACGCGTTTTTACCACCCATCTGCAATCCGTTCAATTTCGGAGAAATGATTATGAGGCCATAGAAAAAGTAACCCAGGTGGAGGACAGTCTTTTACTCTATAGCCGAACCGTATTGGGGAAAGTTAAGAAGGCCCTGGTATTGCGGAGCAGTCAGGCCCGAGTGGCCCGCAGCATCATGGATAATAGTCCATATCCTTCGGTGATCTGTGGCGATTTCAATGATATACCTAATTCATTTACCTATCATACCATACGTGGTGAAATGCAGGATGCCTTTTTGGAAAAAGGGAGGGGGATCGGGCGTACCTATTCCTCCCTGTCACCCACTTTACGTATTGACTATATCCTGGCCGATAAACAATTTGAAGTAAAACAGGTACAGCGATTGATCAAACCCACTTCTGATCATTACATGCTAAGGGCCGACCTGGTTTTGCAAAAGGACTGA
- a CDS encoding rhomboid family intramembrane serine protease — MNYYEQKSRRSRFMGDLGNNSLIMLISILLVVFVMFSMVNIFYFFSYPVSEARVHFYNDIYVNLALPASFGEFIRKPWTLISYMLYHFEVWHLIGNLIWLWVFGYLLHDLTGNRKVIPIFIYGGLGGALAFMLTYNFIPALYGEGIGNVNMVGASAGVMAIAIAITVIAPGYRLFTFINGGIPLWVITLIFIVIDLAMLPRNNHGGHIAHIGGALTGYLFMVFYRRGYDGSVWMNNLYDWVLNLFNPDKPSRKAKPMKEQLFYKSGSAPYSKTLNLTQQRVDEILEKIHQKGYDSLTNEEKELLKRASKEDL, encoded by the coding sequence ATGAACTATTACGAGCAAAAGAGCCGGCGTAGCCGGTTTATGGGTGACCTGGGGAATAATTCACTGATCATGCTAATCAGCATCCTGTTGGTGGTGTTCGTGATGTTTAGTATGGTGAATATTTTTTATTTCTTTTCCTATCCGGTGTCTGAAGCCCGGGTTCATTTCTATAACGATATTTATGTAAACCTGGCTTTGCCCGCTTCCTTTGGGGAGTTTATCCGTAAGCCCTGGACCCTGATCTCCTACATGCTCTATCATTTTGAAGTGTGGCACCTGATCGGCAACCTGATCTGGCTTTGGGTTTTTGGCTATTTACTTCATGACCTTACCGGAAACAGAAAGGTCATTCCCATTTTTATTTATGGCGGACTGGGTGGCGCGTTGGCTTTTATGCTCACCTATAATTTCATCCCGGCCCTTTATGGGGAAGGGATCGGGAATGTGAATATGGTTGGCGCATCCGCCGGTGTCATGGCCATCGCTATTGCCATCACGGTCATAGCCCCCGGATATCGCTTGTTTACATTCATCAACGGGGGGATTCCTCTCTGGGTTATCACCCTCATCTTTATCGTAATCGACCTGGCCATGTTGCCGCGTAATAACCATGGGGGCCACATTGCGCATATTGGTGGTGCCCTTACCGGTTATTTGTTCATGGTATTTTACCGAAGGGGATATGATGGAAGTGTGTGGATGAATAATCTGTATGACTGGGTTCTCAATCTGTTTAACCCCGATAAACCTTCCCGTAAGGCGAAACCAATGAAAGAGCAGTTATTTTACAAATCTGGTTCTGCTCCCTATTCCAAAACCCTGAACCTTACCCAGCAACGGGTGGATGAAATTCTGGAGAAGATCCATCAAAAGGGATATGATTCACTTACCAACGAAGAAAAGGAATTGCTCAAGCGCGCCAGTAAAGAAGATTTGTAA
- a CDS encoding rhomboid family intramembrane serine protease, whose amino-acid sequence MSNFRYTRPEAFPPVVKNLIIINILFYVAQMIYDKDGSLTQLLALHPIESPYFRIYQVVTHMFVHAHDFMHILFNMLSLWMFGRVIETYVGSKKFLTLYIISGLSAAALHLGIQYFVYDFDALWAQAVQYDPETQIDQIRSILGPVAPAVGASGAVMGVLVVFGYLFPNTELMLLFFPVPIKAKYFIPGLVAIDLFGGIYRVPGDNIAHWAHLGGAVAGFIIVLYWNKTNRNTLY is encoded by the coding sequence ATGAGTAATTTTCGATATACACGTCCGGAGGCCTTTCCGCCCGTGGTGAAAAATCTGATCATCATCAACATTCTGTTCTATGTTGCGCAAATGATCTATGATAAGGATGGAAGTCTGACCCAACTCCTGGCCCTCCATCCCATCGAGTCACCTTATTTCCGGATCTATCAGGTGGTGACCCACATGTTTGTGCATGCACATGACTTTATGCATATCCTTTTCAATATGCTTTCGTTGTGGATGTTTGGACGGGTGATTGAAACCTATGTAGGCTCCAAGAAGTTCTTGACACTTTATATCATTTCCGGACTGTCGGCAGCGGCCCTGCACCTCGGAATCCAGTATTTTGTCTATGATTTTGATGCGCTTTGGGCTCAGGCTGTTCAGTATGACCCCGAAACCCAGATCGACCAGATCAGGTCCATCCTGGGCCCCGTTGCACCTGCGGTGGGCGCTTCAGGGGCGGTAATGGGGGTATTGGTGGTTTTTGGCTATCTGTTTCCTAATACAGAACTCATGTTGCTCTTCTTTCCTGTACCCATCAAGGCCAAGTATTTTATCCCCGGCTTGGTGGCGATCGACCTGTTTGGGGGTATTTACCGGGTTCCCGGAGACAATATCGCCCACTGGGCCCACCTGGGTGGGGCGGTTGCGGGTTTTATCATTGTCCTTTACTGGAACAAAACCAATCGCAATACGTTATACTAA
- the rlmD gene encoding 23S rRNA (uracil(1939)-C(5))-methyltransferase RlmD, with translation MKKRKNIVLEKVLVEDYAAEGKSLARVEGKVIFIERVVPGDIVDIRLGKNKKDWAEAHPLRFHAYSPDRVEPFCTHFGVCGGCQWQMLPYERQLAYKQQQVEQALRRIGKVEIPALMPIVGAADTRYYRNKLEYTFSTRRYVPGPDFDPDAEQSVTGAAGFHARGFFDKVVEIDTCHLQPEPTNEIRKAIEGYAKQHGLTFYDFKAHTGLLRNVMVRITRTGQVMVNLVLGYEDVSIRTGLLDYLLEKVPAINTLLFTINTKFNDSIYDLYPQVYTGEGHIIETLENFQFRIGPKSFFQTNTRQGERLYQVTREFAELTGKETVYDLYCGTGSIGIFVSQGAAQVIGVEVVEEAIVDARINAEINGIAHAKFFAGDVIKVCDDAFFAAHGRPDVIITDPPRAGMHEKLVRKILDMEAPLVVYVSCNPATQARDLQWLDEKYAVTKVQPVDMFPHTHHIENVVQLKLKSLLANE, from the coding sequence GTGAAAAAAAGAAAGAATATTGTCCTGGAAAAGGTATTGGTAGAGGATTATGCGGCGGAGGGTAAATCCCTGGCCAGGGTGGAGGGGAAAGTGATCTTTATAGAGCGGGTTGTGCCCGGCGATATCGTGGATATCCGGTTGGGTAAGAACAAGAAAGATTGGGCGGAAGCCCACCCACTCCGGTTTCATGCTTACTCCCCCGACCGGGTGGAGCCTTTTTGTACGCATTTTGGGGTTTGTGGTGGATGCCAATGGCAAATGCTCCCCTATGAGCGGCAGCTGGCCTACAAACAACAGCAGGTAGAGCAGGCCTTGCGCCGAATCGGGAAGGTGGAAATACCTGCTTTAATGCCGATTGTTGGTGCCGCGGATACCCGTTATTACCGCAATAAACTCGAATATACTTTTAGCACCCGGCGATATGTTCCCGGGCCAGATTTTGATCCCGATGCGGAACAATCGGTAACAGGCGCTGCGGGTTTTCATGCCCGTGGTTTTTTTGATAAGGTGGTAGAGATTGATACCTGTCACCTGCAACCCGAGCCTACCAATGAAATTCGCAAAGCCATTGAGGGATATGCCAAACAGCATGGGTTGACCTTCTATGATTTCAAAGCGCATACAGGTTTACTCCGGAATGTGATGGTGCGCATCACCCGCACAGGTCAGGTGATGGTCAATCTGGTTTTGGGTTATGAAGACGTTTCCATCCGGACCGGACTGCTCGACTATCTGCTGGAAAAAGTACCGGCGATCAACACCCTGCTGTTTACTATCAATACCAAGTTCAACGACAGCATCTATGACCTGTACCCACAGGTGTATACAGGAGAAGGACATATCATCGAAACGCTGGAAAATTTTCAGTTTCGTATCGGTCCTAAATCCTTCTTTCAAACAAATACACGACAGGGGGAAAGACTTTATCAGGTAACGCGTGAATTTGCCGAACTTACCGGAAAGGAAACGGTATATGATCTTTATTGTGGTACCGGAAGCATCGGCATCTTTGTCAGTCAGGGCGCAGCGCAGGTGATCGGTGTTGAAGTAGTGGAAGAAGCCATTGTGGATGCGCGTATCAATGCGGAAATAAACGGTATCGCCCATGCGAAATTTTTTGCCGGGGATGTGATCAAAGTTTGTGATGATGCTTTTTTTGCTGCCCATGGCCGGCCGGATGTGATCATAACTGACCCTCCCCGTGCCGGTATGCATGAAAAACTGGTGCGTAAGATCCTGGATATGGAGGCCCCTTTAGTGGTTTATGTAAGTTGTAACCCGGCCACGCAGGCTCGCGACCTGCAATGGTTGGATGAGAAATATGCAGTTACCAAAGTGCAACCGGTGGATATGTTTCCCCATACCCATCATATTGAAAATGTGGTACAATTAAAACTGAAAAGCCTTTTAGCCAATGAGTAA
- a CDS encoding DUF5106 domain-containing protein, whose translation MQRLVTLLSLFLLTLAVQAQGPAYEITITIKPFQNQYIYLGYYYGKTKPIVDSVRLDEKGTGVFKGNKKLDQGLYLIGYPDKTNYFELMVGAEQKFSVITDTANLVNSIQFIGSPENQRFNAYQKFTNEKGMAMDKAKRDLAAATNKADSTRLTQFINETNTAIQDYRLKYVKDNPKDLLTLLFHVMKEPTVPPADQHPGGKYDSTFAFNYFKDHFWDDVYFFDDRVVRTPVFEPKLDKYFDQLIYPNPDSVIKEIDWMLGYASANAEMKKFLLVKFVNRYLNQKYMWEDKVFVHLFEKHFSQQNYSWLTERGRKTIFDRAYSLMANLLGNPAPGVELPDTAGKLRPLQEVNSPYTVVVFWDPTCSHCKETLPRLDSIYQAKWKKNQVAMYAIAKESEGTKKDWMEFIKGHNLWDWTHVYYSKQEENNRVSAGIPGYSQLFDIITVPTLYLLDKDKRILAKKIPLEQIDEVLAFKLKGQ comes from the coding sequence ATGCAACGACTCGTTACGCTCTTATCTCTGTTCCTTTTAACACTCGCTGTGCAGGCCCAAGGCCCGGCCTATGAGATCACGATCACGATCAAGCCCTTTCAAAATCAATATATCTATCTCGGTTATTATTACGGTAAAACAAAACCCATTGTCGATTCTGTACGGCTCGATGAGAAAGGGACCGGGGTATTTAAAGGAAATAAAAAACTCGATCAGGGGCTGTACCTGATCGGTTATCCAGATAAGACCAATTATTTTGAATTGATGGTAGGGGCTGAACAGAAATTCAGCGTCATCACCGATACAGCTAACCTGGTCAATTCGATCCAATTCATCGGCTCTCCAGAGAACCAACGGTTCAATGCTTACCAAAAATTCACCAACGAAAAAGGGATGGCCATGGACAAGGCCAAACGGGATCTGGCCGCTGCCACAAATAAGGCAGATTCCACCCGTTTGACTCAATTCATCAACGAAACCAATACAGCCATTCAGGATTACCGGTTAAAATATGTAAAGGATAATCCCAAAGACCTGTTGACCCTGCTCTTTCATGTGATGAAAGAACCCACCGTGCCGCCGGCCGATCAACATCCCGGAGGGAAATACGATTCAACCTTTGCCTTCAATTATTTCAAAGACCATTTTTGGGATGATGTTTACTTCTTTGATGACCGCGTAGTGCGCACCCCCGTATTTGAACCCAAACTGGATAAGTATTTTGATCAGCTGATCTACCCCAATCCCGATTCGGTCATCAAAGAGATCGACTGGATGCTTGGTTACGCTTCTGCCAATGCAGAGATGAAGAAGTTTCTGCTGGTCAAATTTGTCAACCGCTATCTCAACCAGAAATATATGTGGGAGGACAAGGTATTTGTCCATTTATTTGAAAAACATTTCTCCCAACAGAATTACTCCTGGCTGACCGAACGTGGTCGCAAAACGATCTTCGATCGCGCCTATAGCCTGATGGCCAATTTGCTTGGCAATCCCGCACCCGGTGTCGAATTACCCGATACAGCCGGAAAACTCCGGCCCTTACAGGAAGTCAACAGCCCTTATACGGTGGTTGTATTCTGGGACCCTACCTGCAGCCATTGTAAGGAAACCCTGCCCCGACTGGATTCCATTTACCAGGCCAAATGGAAAAAGAACCAGGTGGCCATGTATGCCATTGCCAAGGAATCGGAAGGCACAAAGAAAGATTGGATGGAGTTTATCAAAGGACACAATCTTTGGGACTGGACCCATGTTTACTACTCCAAACAAGAGGAAAACAACCGTGTGAGCGCGGGAATACCCGGCTATTCTCAGTTATTTGACATCATCACCGTGCCCACCCTCTACCTCCTTGACAAAGACAAACGGATTCTGGCCAAGAAAATACCGCTCGAACAGATTGATGAAGTACTTGCGTTTAAGTTAAAAGGTCAGTAA
- a CDS encoding peptidylprolyl isomerase: MKTILLSLATLLIVSNTGAQTLFTYGPYSVDAKEFLAAYKKNNTGPVTDKAKSMRHYLDLFIQSKIKVRDAYDRHLDTMPAFTEELGTLRSQVIQNYLTDPESFNKLMNEAFTRSRKDIRTAHIFLPRNGKQDTDSNWRKIQEAYKMLQKGQPFASVAKLYSADPSVVNNGGDIGYLTAFSLPYSLENVLYGTPVGKYSVPFVSASGYHIFKNLGERKAVGRIRTAQILLAFPPGADASTKKRIAALADSLYQRIIKGAEFSDLAKQYSNDYLSAAMGGQMTEFGLGTYDPVFENAAFSLAKDGAVSKPVLTAHGYHIIKRISKSEVPASFADKTYAENLKYRVQNDNRIEQTKELLYNKIVAKAGLKDAAFDMTDLGLYTDSLLDGRLSGKHLSVQSETPLFKIGNRMITALDFMGYAQTNRHKRDGSGLKTYPEILQDFKRFAAMEYYKENLEQFNPEFRQQMNEFKDGNLFFEVMMQKIWTPAQTDTAGQAQYYALHKKDYVWKESAGGIIFYCGDSKTAEEVRTAIVRNPSDYENILKQFGDRITAETGRYEYGQIPRAKNEVIKPNMVTSIEKNAADESASFAYIKKIFAPNEPKSFEDAKGAVINDFQAELDANWVKELKKKYPVKVDEAVFAKISK, encoded by the coding sequence ATGAAAACTATCCTCCTATCCCTGGCGACACTATTGATCGTGTCCAATACAGGGGCACAGACCTTATTCACCTATGGCCCCTACTCCGTAGACGCCAAAGAATTTCTGGCCGCTTATAAAAAGAACAATACCGGTCCGGTAACGGACAAGGCCAAATCCATGCGTCACTACCTCGATCTGTTTATTCAATCCAAGATCAAAGTACGCGATGCCTACGACCGTCACCTGGATACAATGCCCGCCTTTACAGAGGAATTGGGTACCCTTCGCAGCCAGGTGATCCAAAACTATCTGACCGATCCGGAAAGCTTCAATAAACTGATGAACGAAGCCTTTACACGCAGTCGTAAGGATATCCGGACCGCCCATATCTTTTTGCCCAGAAATGGTAAGCAGGATACAGATTCGAACTGGAGAAAGATCCAGGAAGCCTATAAGATGTTACAAAAAGGCCAGCCATTTGCAAGCGTGGCCAAATTGTATTCCGCCGATCCAAGCGTGGTAAACAATGGCGGGGATATTGGTTATCTCACGGCTTTTTCCCTGCCCTACTCCCTGGAGAATGTACTGTATGGCACGCCGGTAGGTAAGTATTCAGTTCCCTTTGTCTCTGCCTCGGGGTATCATATTTTCAAAAACCTTGGAGAACGCAAAGCCGTTGGACGTATCCGTACCGCTCAAATACTACTCGCCTTCCCTCCCGGAGCCGATGCCAGTACTAAAAAACGGATCGCTGCGCTGGCCGACTCTTTATATCAACGGATCATAAAAGGCGCGGAATTTAGTGATCTGGCCAAACAGTACAGTAATGATTATCTCTCTGCAGCCATGGGTGGGCAAATGACCGAATTTGGCCTGGGCACCTATGACCCCGTTTTTGAAAATGCTGCCTTTTCACTGGCAAAAGACGGCGCCGTGAGCAAACCGGTATTGACAGCACATGGCTATCACATCATAAAAAGAATTTCCAAATCGGAAGTGCCTGCCTCTTTTGCCGACAAAACATACGCCGAGAACCTTAAGTACCGCGTGCAGAATGACAACCGGATTGAACAAACCAAGGAACTCCTCTATAACAAGATCGTTGCCAAAGCAGGACTGAAAGATGCCGCATTCGATATGACCGATCTGGGTCTCTATACCGATAGCTTACTGGATGGAAGACTTTCAGGTAAACACCTTTCGGTTCAATCGGAAACACCACTCTTTAAGATCGGTAACCGAATGATCACCGCGCTGGATTTTATGGGCTATGCCCAAACCAACAGGCACAAGCGTGATGGTTCCGGACTGAAAACCTACCCGGAGATCTTACAGGATTTCAAGCGCTTTGCAGCGATGGAATATTATAAAGAGAACCTGGAACAATTCAATCCTGAATTCCGTCAGCAAATGAATGAATTCAAAGATGGCAACTTGTTCTTTGAAGTGATGATGCAGAAGATATGGACGCCTGCCCAAACGGATACAGCCGGACAAGCGCAATACTATGCCCTTCATAAAAAGGACTATGTATGGAAGGAAAGCGCCGGAGGTATTATCTTTTACTGCGGAGATAGCAAGACCGCGGAAGAAGTTCGTACCGCCATTGTCAGGAACCCTTCAGACTACGAAAACATATTGAAACAGTTTGGTGACCGCATTACAGCAGAAACCGGACGCTACGAATATGGACAGATTCCCCGGGCAAAGAACGAGGTCATAAAACCCAATATGGTAACCTCTATTGAAAAGAATGCCGCTGATGAAAGCGCTTCTTTTGCCTACATAAAGAAAATTTTCGCCCCGAACGAACCAAAGTCATTTGAAGACGCCAAAGGCGCGGTCATCAACGACTTTCAGGCCGAACTGGATGCCAACTGGGTGAAAGAATTGAAGAAGAAATACCCGGTTAAGGTGGACGAAGCAGTGTTTGCGAAAATCAGCAAGTGA